The Heptranchias perlo isolate sHepPer1 chromosome 15, sHepPer1.hap1, whole genome shotgun sequence genome contains the following window.
gcgtcaCGAGTGTTCAGTCACCCTTTCATTTGTTTCATCATGAATACCAATACATGACGATACCCATTGGGCGGATGTGAAAGTTGAAAAATTGTTTTGTGCAAaggtggatggggggaggggggggtgttggtggtggttcTGCAGCCAGCCTAAGTATCTCAATGTATCTTTTTTGCCACTGTTAttaagagaacctgtgagagatgagagCATCCCTGGCATCCTAAGCAGCAATGTGTGTGGCTGGTCTGGCAATGGGTGCACCATCATCGTattcctcctcctcgttctcctcatcctcttcctcttcttcaatgttgtcaccaacagaggatgattgacgagcgccttcatccttctccacctgtaaacctctctgctgtgctatgttgtATAGGACGCAGCGCACCACGATTATTCTGGAgtccctcgctggcgagtaccgaagggcgcctccagacctatccaagcACCTGGAGCGCATCTTCAACACgccgatggcttgctcaatggCGCACCTGGTGGTcacgtggctctggttgtatcgctgTTGCGCATCATTGGTGtggttcctcagaggtgccatgagccaagtttcaaggggatatcccttgtctctgATGAGCCAACCCTTaggtctgtctcctgtttggaagaggccTGGAATGTTGCACTGGCACAAAATGAATGCAACATGACAggagccagggaatctggcgcacacctgcataaatctcttcctgtggtcgcacaccagttgTACATTGAAGCAGTGATAGCCCTTttggtttatgaagactcctggctcatgtggtggtcctcggattgccacgtgtgtgcattcGATTGCGTCCTGCACCCGAGGGAAaccagccagagaggcgaaacccactgcccactcattctggctattgtcatcacggGGGAAGTGAATGTAAttggacgccctggcaaacaacccatccatcacctgccttatacacttacgtGCAGATGATTGACATACCGTGGAGATATCACcagtggcacactggaaggagcCAGGGGCAAAGAAAtggagggcagtagtgacttttactgcgacgggcaatCCGTGGCCACCAagtccagctgggagcagctgttcttgaaggaggctgcagatgtctgtgaccacctgctgactcaatctgagcctacgTTGGcacagctcctcagagaggtccagaaaggtcagcctctgcctgtagaccctcttacatgggtagtgcctcctgcgaactcggcccctccgttggcccctctctgctgttctccaggtccttgttatgcacctctctcttgtgcgccTGCAGATCTCAACACAGCACGACATGgctgccgtggatggtcattttcctcctcctcagatatccTCTGGAATACAAGCattgcgccccccaccccccccattctgatcttgtcagtttgagatgCTCCAAAGTTTTGTTAATgatgtctcaacacaagaactctcagtctcaaccaagaactctcaatctcaacacaagaagaaCTCTCAgctaaacgtttgcct
Protein-coding sequences here:
- the LOC137332799 gene encoding putative nuclease HARBI1, which gives rise to MSCCVEICRRTRERCITRTWRTAERGQRRGRVRRRHYPCKRVYRQRLTFLDLSEELCQRRLRLSQQVVTDICSLLQEQLLPAGLGGHGLPVAVKVTTALHFFAPGSFQCATGDISTVCQSSARKCIRQVMDGLFARASNYIHFPRDDNSQNEWAVGFASLAGFPRVQDAIECTHVAIRGPPHEPGVFINQKGYHCFNVQLVCDHRKRFMQVCARFPGSCHVAFILCQCNIPGLFQTGDRPKGWLIRDKGYPLETWLMAPLRNHTNDAQQRYNQSHVTTRCAIEQAIGVLKMRSRCLDRSGGALRYSPARDSRIIVVRCVLYNIAQQRGLQVEKDEGARQSSSVGDNIEEEEEDEENEEEEYDDGAPIARPATHIAA